From a region of the Pseudomonadaceae bacterium SI-3 genome:
- the fliI gene encoding flagellum-specific ATP synthase FliI (involved in type III protein export during flagellum assembly), producing the protein MRLERTSFAKRFETYGEAIKLPSQPILEGRLLRMVGLTLEAEGLRAAVGSRCLVINEDSYHPTQVEAEVMGFSGGKLYLMPVGSLAGIAPGARVVPLANTGRLPMGTSMLGRVLDGAGRALDGKGGMKAEDWVPMDGPVINPLKRHPISEPLDVGIRSINGLLTVGRGQRLGLFAGTGVGKSVLLGMMTRFTEADIIVVGLIGERGREVKEFIENILTEESIKRSVVVASPADDAPLMRLRAAMYCTRIAEYFRDKGKNVLLLMDSLTRFAQAQREIALAIGEPPATKGYPPSVFAKLPSLVERAGNAEEGGGSITAFYTVLSEGDDQQDPIADAARGVLDGHFVLSRRLAEEGHYPAIDIEASISRVMPQVVSAEHMRNAQRFKQLWSRFQQSRDLISVGAYVPGGDPETDLAIARQAEMVRYLRQGLNEAEHLAQSEALLASVFNPKAAG; encoded by the coding sequence ATGCGCCTTGAACGAACCAGTTTTGCCAAGCGCTTCGAAACCTATGGCGAGGCGATCAAGCTTCCCAGCCAACCGATCCTCGAGGGTCGGTTGTTGCGTATGGTCGGGCTGACGCTGGAAGCGGAAGGCTTGCGCGCCGCTGTCGGCAGCCGCTGCCTGGTGATCAACGAGGACAGCTACCATCCGACCCAGGTCGAAGCCGAGGTAATGGGATTTTCAGGCGGCAAGCTCTACCTGATGCCGGTCGGTAGCCTCGCCGGCATTGCCCCCGGTGCTCGGGTGGTGCCCTTGGCCAACACCGGCCGCCTGCCCATGGGCACCTCGATGTTGGGGCGCGTGCTGGATGGCGCCGGGCGTGCATTGGACGGCAAGGGTGGGATGAAGGCCGAAGACTGGGTGCCCATGGATGGCCCGGTGATCAACCCGCTCAAGCGTCACCCCATCAGCGAGCCACTGGACGTCGGCATCCGCAGCATCAATGGCCTCCTGACCGTCGGGCGCGGTCAGCGTCTCGGCCTGTTCGCGGGCACCGGCGTCGGTAAGTCGGTCCTGCTGGGCATGATGACGCGCTTCACCGAGGCCGACATCATTGTCGTCGGGCTGATTGGCGAGCGTGGCCGTGAAGTGAAGGAATTCATCGAGAACATCCTTACCGAGGAAAGTATCAAGCGTTCGGTGGTGGTGGCTTCGCCGGCAGACGATGCGCCGTTGATGCGTTTGCGCGCCGCCATGTATTGCACGCGCATCGCCGAGTATTTCCGCGACAAGGGCAAGAATGTGCTGCTGTTGATGGACTCGCTCACGCGATTCGCCCAGGCCCAGCGCGAGATCGCCCTGGCCATTGGCGAGCCGCCCGCGACCAAGGGCTACCCGCCATCGGTATTTGCCAAGCTACCAAGCTTGGTTGAGCGCGCGGGTAATGCGGAGGAGGGCGGCGGCTCGATCACCGCGTTCTATACCGTCCTGTCCGAAGGTGATGATCAGCAGGATCCGATCGCCGATGCGGCGCGCGGCGTGCTCGACGGCCATTTTGTGCTTTCTCGCCGCTTGGCTGAGGAGGGGCATTACCCGGCCATCGACATCGAGGCGTCAATCAGCCGAGTTATGCCGCAGGTGGTCAGCGCCGAGCATATGCGTAATGCCCAACGCTTCAAGCAGCTTTGGTCGCGCTTTCAACAGAGCCGCGACCTGATCAGCGTTGGCGCCTATGTACCCGGCGGTGATCCGGAAACCGACCTCGCCATCGCCCGGCAGGCCGAAATGGTTCGCTATCTACGGCAGGGCCTGAACGAGGCCGAGCACCTGGCGCAGAGCGAAGCGCTGCTGGCCAGCGTGTTCAACCCCAAGGCCGCGGGCTAA